The genomic region aaaaaaaacaaaaacaaaaacacacacagaatgattGTTCACAATCTTGAACAATGGTTCAATGGTTCAATGGGTGTGTGAAACTAATTatcaaaaacatgttgacaTATATAAACAATGTGGCCATCATACCGCAATCAATTCTAAGAAGGTGGAGACTAATGTACACATACAGCTCTAACTCATGATTGCTTTCATGGTTTCACACAAAACTAAGACTCATACAGGACTAGTAAGTATTGGCAcgaggccaattcttttgtttacgCTATACACTGTATTTTTCaggtgatcaaaaatactggaacacgTGACACATGTTTCTTGTTGCTCAGATGTGCTTTGTTAGACTAATTGTTTAATAGCTctaaatgtctactcttggtttgagccctgcgTTTTGcctgtaaagactgcatttgttgttaaaaaggttaaacaacatgAAGACCATAGAGCTGTCTTGTcaaaaagcaagccattttgaagctgagaaaatagGGGAAATTGATCCGAGCCATTGCACAAGTATTGGGCATAGCAATACAATTGTGGAATGTTGTGAAAAAGAGACACCACTGGTGTTCTAACATCCAGATATCAAACAGGTTGGCCaagaaaaacagcagcagttgatgacaaaaaGCAAAAGTCTGAGACAAAGAGCAAAaatcatcaacaacctccacaggcaggggtgaaggtattaAGATCCACCATTTAAAGAAGACTTtgaaagcagagagagaccataccacaagatacaaaccattcatcagcagtaagacccggaaggccagattggaatttacaATTCCCGGGGGCAAAAATAGAaaagttttagactggccaaatcagtcaccagaccttcacccaattGAGCATACATTTCACTTCCTGTGGAGACTGAAGGGAAGACCCCTCAAAAACACGCCTggcaaagcatcacaaaagaggaacgcaacagtttggtgatgtcagtgggttgccGGCTTAATGCAGTtcttgcaagcaagggatatgcaaccaaatactaagtgtaatttactttaagactgttccaatacttttgcccATCTAAATATTGGGTAGGCTGGAGCCAAAAGTGACATTCTAAGTTGTTTACCGcctctagatgtaaatattcgGAAATgtaagctgaaattctgatttattgTCTCACATTCATCTTTTAGCTTGGTttaatttataaagcacatttaaaaacagaagTTGAacccaaagtgctgtacaagtaGTATAAAACTAGATTTATAAACCAACATTTAACAATACCAAATACTGGTGGACAAATGGAGATTCTACACCCTCAgactgaattaaaaaataaagaataaaagtgGGTCTTCAAAGAAGATTTGAACATAGCAATAGAGGGGGAAGATCTATTATGAAAACGGAGACTATTCCAGAGCCTGGGTGCAGCTACTGAGAAAACCCGGTCATGTTTGGAGTTAAAAGGTGAACGAGGGACTAAAAGGAGTAGTTCACTCCAAGATCGATGAGCTCTTGAGGCAGTATACAGGGTAAGGAGATCACATGTACCCAGGAGCATGTCCATGCAACGCTTTAAAAACGAATagtaaaatttttaaatcaCTGTGGAAACTGATGACAACCAGTGTAAAGAAGCGAGGACAGGAATAATGTGTTCATGCTTTCTGGTGCCAGTCAATAATCTAGCTGCCGTATTTTGCacaaaaaatcttttgatcccaacccaaaatgttttcagtgtatagcaaaaacaaaagaattggccttgttctaatattttcagaggGGACACTATCAAAAATGTTGAGGCTGGCATGTGAAGACCATGTTGTTTGTAAATCAAGTAGGCAGAGCTTGATTTACTAGCTGTAACAAGCTGTAACTGGGATCCACACAAACCTTGAAAGGCATCTTCAGGCCAATCTGTTGAGGAGGTTTGCAAAGTTGGGGGTATGTAATGTTGACAGGGCACGGAGTTCGAATAGCTGTTTCTCAGGAACCAAAATCTGATTGAGCTGAGATGTGGTGTGCTGAACTGTTCTGCTAATCTGTAACTGGATTTGAATTTTTATTGGGTTGCTTCAAAAACATGACCACCTTCAGCCAAATGGCTTTCACAACATTTCATACAATTTCAGAAAATTCATACTTACTTAAGCTTTGTGATTAATCCTAACAACCTGATTTTCAAGTAGGCTGTTAATAAAGTTATTGAAGttgttatttttcatattttttatgtgtgttaATAAAATCCTGGaattgatctttttttaattatttttatttatttatttattttcttacagGCTGAGGAAGAGATGAAAATGACCAAAATCATCTTTGAGGACATGAACAGGGAGCTGAAAGAGGAGCTGCCTATTCTCTATGATAGGTGAGATGTGACACCACCAATAGTCATActtatggatttatttattttttttaaatgtcattttttatagaaaataatgtgtgtataaatctTTATAAACAACAGTTccactgtaattcctttctcaCAGTCGCATTGGATGCTATGTATCAGTCTTCCAAGCTATCTCAAACTTGAGAGATATCTTCTATAAGGAAATGTCTCAGGTAAGTTGTTTTTACCAGCAAGTTCTTTGTTcaaattttcacattatttaaccACTGTGGgaatacaatatttatttatttatttatttatttatttatttatttttaaactgtttctTCTAGAATAACAAGGATTTACAGAATATCATGGTGACTCTAAAAGCCCAGCATCCTGACAAGAGCTTTGTGGTTAAGAACTTCTGTCGGTGTGTTGATTTCTGTTCTGAACCATACCCAAAAATTGTCATGCTGTATATTAGAATTATTTTAGCTGCTTCTACATTTTCATATAGCATGTCAGGGTACATTTCAGAAGTGAATTTAAGTGCTAGTATGTGAATTGTTACATTTCCTGAGGTGTATCATAcaaatttcttatttatttttgacagcGGAACATTGAAGAGGAGGTCCCTAAAAGATGCATTGTCTCCCAGATCACTGAGAATCAGCTTCTCTGAGCGCTACATGAGTTACAGTTCTCGAGGTACTCTGAGGTAAAGGGAAAttatatgtgttttattttaaggcaaatatcttatttttctttgttggtGAATGACTCTATTTTAGGTTGATTGGTAATCATGCAGTCTAGCATATGTGATTGGGCCCTTATTAAACTTCAagtaatttattaaaattaaaattaaaacctatttatatttaatctttttttttttttttttttgctgctgttgCAGGAGAGAACATAGTTCCAGTTTTAGGTCTGACAAGGGCCCATATGAGCCTTACAGCACAGAGGTCCTGGTTAGCCCCACTAGACCAAAGCCCCCGAAGAACACCAATTGTGGGGTTAGGGACACAGACAAAAGTTCCACAAGTGAGGACAATCAGGAACTAGAGAGTATACCTTCCACTACACCTGCACCTGTAGTAGATGTCACACAAGCTTCTGGAAGTGTTCACAGCACTACAAACAAAGATGCAAAACAAGAGAATGAAGGTACTGAAACAAAAGAAAGGGAACCACTGCCAGCCTCAGAGCATGATCGAAAAAGGATGGGTTTAGATCTCAAAGGTGACTCATCTCCAGAGACTGGTGATGAGAACAAGCTGGATTTGAATATAAATCATTCTGCAGGAGGTAATACTAAGGTCTTATCAATCACTGAAGATCCTGAAGAGCAGAGCACCCATCCTGAGGAGATAAATGAACCTGGCTCTGGAATGGAAAATGGAATAGCCACTAATTGCAAAGCAAATATAGAGGGACCTGAAGTCTCTTGCAAGGTAGGTATATAAGCTAGCAAATTCTTAAATGCCTTTCTATGTCCTGATAGAAAAATAGCTCGTCTTTCCTCTTTataatgtttgtgttgtttctcTGATTTTAAggaaaatgccataaatgatcaaatacTAGATGAAATTAAGGAGAAAATATTCTGAAACAGAGGACTGTCTTCTATGTATAAAAATGGTCAGTAATTGAAGACAGAAagagtaaataaaatttttcattttagttaGTATTCATTGTACAATAGTGTGCATGCTCACCattcattgtatttatttttttacatctgtTGCCTCTCTTCATAGGGATCAACTGAATTTAAACCAAATACACTTCACCTATCTGGATATGATTACACTAACTCCACAATTGTCAACCAAAtgaaactactactactactattgttattattattattattattattattattattattattataagcaaGCAATTGTAcaaaatgccaatcaacctgtTGATCAAGCTTAGACCTTTTATCCAATGTAATTACTCATCATGTAATCTTATCAACTTGAGACTGATTAGAATattaacatataaaaattattttccacATCTGTTTTATTGTCTTGTGATTTCATTTATAAAGTCAATTTGAGTGTTTGTTTATGGGCTTTGAGGTTCCTGTGCTAAATGTACTTGAttacaaatgtaatatttactTGGTGTGAACGGATAGAAgacttattattcattatttaataaatttgaaTGTGTCCATTGCATGTAGCatgattgtttttttatatattgattTAGCCtctttataaatacaatatttaattACTTGTTTAACATAGTTACCCATTGTTAATATGTAGTTATTTTCTAAGGTTTCTaagtgtactgtgtgtgagaactgtgtgtgtgtgtgtgagagagagagagagagagagagagagagagagcgcgagagaactgtgtgtgtgtgtgtgtgtgtgtgtgtgtgtgtgtgtgtgagagagagagagagagagagagagagagagaactgtgtgtgtgtgtgtgtgtgtgagagagagagagagagaactgtgtgtgtgtgtgtgagagagagagagagagagagagaactgtgtgtgtgtgtgagagagcgagagagctgtgtgtgtgtgtgtgtgagagagagagagagagagagagaactgtgtgtgtgtgtgagagagagagagagagagagagagagagagagagagagagagagagaactgtgtgtgtgagctgtgacTGAAGCTGGAGTCACGTTGTTCCGGATACAGAGAGAATGAGCACCTCTACTAGCAGGAGTAGCTCGTGCACTAGTCTATTTTCACTGTATCTTTATTTACATGTTGTTTAGtgagatgtttgtttgtattttaaacGTCACTGAACTCTGAAATAAAGTAAGTAACCGGTCAGTTTGAACAGATTCCTCTCGACGACCGCGGACACTGTCAGGTAAGTCTGAAGATTGTGTGAAGGTGTTAGACattgttgatatttctgttttgttcaCTTCCTGTTAAAGTTTGAGACAGAATGAAAGAGTTTACTCAGATCTGAGgtcttactttattttattccagATTTCATACTCGAAGTTGTGAGGGGTTTTTGTTCTTGTAATTACGAAGAAGTGAGACTTTGTTATTCGTAAACTAATGTTTCTGCGATTAAACTATTCGCAAACTAGTCATTCCTTCTGACTGATGTTTAGtaaggtgtacacacacacacacacacacacacacagtctgtatGGATTAGTACTGCAGATGTATGTGTAGAGTTTCGGTTTGTCTGAAAGACGGTAAGAGAAACACAGTTAGCTGTTAGCTGTTAGCTAGTTCATTCATAGCGTTAGGTGAAATAAATCCATTTAGCGAGTAACACCTGAATATTTTCTGCAGTATAAGATGCGTGTTCCTCTTAGCATACCAGTAGaaattgttatatttaatttaaaatgttcgATTTCACTGAAGTTATTGACCTATGACTTGTTGCTCTTTGTATAGGTTTAGGTGTTGACGCTTTTCATCATGGCCACCACGTCACCTTTTAACCGTAAGTGATGACTTTTATCAGTGTGAGGAGAataaacacactaacacactcgtGTAACATTGTCCTGAAGGGATAATACATTTATAGGAATATGTATTAAATTGGATATTGAAAGACTTTAAAAGGAAGCAACACCATGTATGTTTCCTTAATACATTTTAGCCATTCCCAGAAAACTCAGAACGTTCCCCTAACGTTAGAATAAGGTTCTCGGTTGGTACTTTTTGGGAACCAAATAATAATGCTCTAGGAACATTCTCGGTAggttatatttttttgtaaccaAAAACTAACCTACCCAGAACGTTACAAGGAGGATTTTTGTGAGAACTTAAAGAGAACCTATACAGAACATTAAAGGTTAATTCCTTCAAGCACTGGCAGATCCAGGGGAGGGGCCAGAGGGGCACTGGTTGGCCccagctgaaatctgattggccccTGAAGTGCCCCCTTCTTGTCAATCATCACATTTGTGTTTGAACACTCGTCGTTTTTTTGAAATACTGAAATtcttcggggtttttttttgaaaacctgTGTAATCATTTCTTGTACTACATCTCGTAATGGCTGCTGCATTTTCATCGTCCTCGTCCACTGAAGCTTAAATGGTTCACCACTTTAACTAATATCTCAAAGGACATTTGTGTTGCTGTCACTTAACTTCTCTTTGTCTAACGTTAAGAAGCTAGTTAGCTACAACAACACACTAGTTAATTTAGTAGCTAGTTACAGAGGCTAAGCGATGTtgaatggtagctagctagctggataATTAGGTTTCACACATTACTTCACAGTTGCACAGTTCAGGGAAGTTAATTATAGTGGCTGACACATAACACCTATGATGTTTGGTCATGCCACACAGCCATAGTCATTAAGTGCTGTACATAaaactaatttaattaaaactaaactaatgGCTGGTAAGCAAACTGCCAGAGGCCCAGAAAAGAGTTGACTTGAGGACTTAAGtagaaagtatgcttcactttttacgtgtacgctaggaacagcgtacagtacgtgtgacgcaaatttcgtcatcagcagagtaTGTGCGTCGTCCGATTTTTCTAACCATGCTTAATTTGTACGCGAAGGTCGCGCATgcacatttaattcttttgcactatttagttgttccacaaggtggcagcagtgaCCAAGGGCCGTTGATTGTCAAGGTAGTcgaagaaaaacagaagagacgAAAAGTACCCGcgtttgtataattctagccttaaagtgtATAAGGATTTCTATATGAGTGCTAATCGTGGCGAGAGATTGCCCAAACATTGTTctttgtgttgttgtgattcttcttcgttgtcgtgcttcacaccagaagacctgctttactgctctgtactgactcttgtaggccaggaggggtagtgcaagttgtcgtaacGCGCATGCGTCGATCATCTGCGTACacgtacatgtcaaatggagtatactttgaaagacTATGCGTATGACTGTGTGGATACGCTAGcgtgcatgtaaaaaaaaagaagtatacCAGAAGCTTTAGATGGAACAGCACCAGTCTCTCCAGGCCCTTCATTATGTGTGATGGGAGTTGTTCAGGGTGGAGGGAGTTGTTATCTTTAGAACAGGAACCAGGCAGGATGTTTTCTACAGCTCTGGCACCTTCTCCAGTAGAAGGCTCAGGTTGAAGAGGTGCTAGAGTATCCCAAACAGCTGGTTAATGCAGACCCTCAGTACTATGGGACTGATTCAGTCAGGCCCTGCAGCTTTCCTAGGTTTCCACTTCTCCAACTGTCTCATCAACTGGCTGGTAGTGACAGATAGGTGGGGGGAGCGAGTAGTGATTCCATTGAGGATGGCTGTTGGTTGAGAGGGGGTGATGGGGGAAGGTAGAGGTGTGAGTTCTCTGAAGAACTCTGTGTGATGAGGGGGGTGAATGTTTCTAGGATGAGGGAAGAACCGTGTGGATGACGGGGTGGGAAAGGATGTTTGATCTTGATCTTActagatactagagatccagatcctttctgcctctggatggagctcaaatcttctctaattccagactgctgggactacggctgctcctaaggccatacagacttcatataaatccataatgaactttttcacactatctgttgttacccagatgaggatgggttcccttctgagtcgggttcctctcaaggtttcttcctcttaaaacatcttagggagtttttccttgccaccgtcgccactcagtggcttgctcagttgggataaattcacacctttaatatctgtataccgtgttgatatttctgtaaagctgctttgagacaatgtctattgtaaaaagcgctatacaaataaaattgaattgaatcttgGTGGGAGTTGGGAAAGAGTGGTGAGGGAGTGGAGGAGATGATGTGAGAGGGTGTCATGCTGAACCTATTCAAGAACAAATTCAGCTTG from Ictalurus furcatus strain D&B chromosome 15, Billie_1.0, whole genome shotgun sequence harbors:
- the bin2a gene encoding bridging integrator 2a: MAERKSSTSPSLHSKGGTGELAKQVQRKFSRAQEKVLQKFGKSEETRDAQFEIFVQNLQDQQSDGHRIYKDLKAYLNAVRVMRDASSRLFQSLFDVYEPDWEGGEDLGAVVEGEDLLWNDYEAKLRDQALLTIESYMSQFPDIRERVAKRGRKLVDYDSTRHHLESLQNAKKRDDIKIDKAEEEMKMTKIIFEDMNRELKEELPILYDSRIGCYVSVFQAISNLRDIFYKEMSQNNKDLQNIMVTLKAQHPDKSFVVKNFCRGTLKRRSLKDALSPRSLRISFSERYMSYSSRGTLRREHSSSFRSDKGPYEPYSTEVLVSPTRPKPPKNTNCGVRDTDKSSTSEDNQELESIPSTTPAPVVDVTQASGSVHSTTNKDAKQENEGTETKEREPLPASEHDRKRMGLDLKGDSSPETGDENKLDLNINHSAGGNTKVLSITEDPEEQSTHPEEINEPGSGMENGIATNCKANIEGPEVSCKENAINDQILDEIKEKIF